One segment of Solanum lycopersicum chromosome 1, SLM_r2.1 DNA contains the following:
- the LOC101264545 gene encoding glycerophosphodiester phosphodiesterase GDPD3-like isoform X1, producing MALKAIPISQVVPHIDEIHVENVSFPSIYNNNSTSLSHDEDEDDDVGKMNNNNNKFVVMGHRGSGTNMLQYSSCHENIIKENTLRSFNEATKFNLQFIEFDVQVTRDGYPIIFHDIFIFTQQEGKLIEKRVTDLTLEEFLSYGPQNGSTNVEKPLFRKTKDGRIFEWKVEEDDRLCTLQYVFENVSQSVGFNIEFKFDDKRNYKDEELVRVIQAALQVVLRYAKGKRIMFSSFQPDAAQLIRKEQTAYPVFFLTNGGSEIYPDIRRNSLEEAIKLCLEGGLQGIVSEVKAILRNPKMIANIKESNLSLMTYGQLNNEKEVVYLLYMMGVDGVIVDFVEEITSVVAQFSNQVHHDRKEHLLLLEKRLLSEQRITLCSEDEISYFRRLVPELIHL from the exons atggctCTCAAGGCAATTCCAATTTCTCAAGTTGTTCCACacattgatgaaattcatgttgaAAATGTCTCATTTCCTTCAATTTACAATAATAATTCTACATCTCTTTCCCATG ATgaagatgaggatgatgatgttGGGAAGatgaataataacaataataagttTGTAGTAATGGGACATAGAGGAAGTGGGACAAATATGTTGCAATATTCTTCATgtcatgaaaatataataaaagagaaTACTTTGCGTTCCTTCAATGAAGCTACTAAATTCAACCTTCAATTTATCGAATTTGATGTTCAG GTAACACGCGATGGCTATCCAATAATTTTCCACGATATCTTCATTTTTACACAACAAGAG GGTAAGTTGATTGAGAAAAGAGTTACGGACCTCACTTTGGAGGAGTTCCTTTCATATGGACCTCAGAATGGCTCAACAAAT GTGGAAAAACCATTATTCAGGAAAACGAAAGATGGAAGGATCTTCGAATGGAAGGTCGAAGAGGATGATCGGTTATGTACATTGCAATATGTGTTTGAGAATGTGAGTCAGTCTGTAGGGTTCAACATTGAGTTTAAATTTGATGACAAGAGAAATTATAAAGACGAAGAACTTGTTCGCGTTATTCAAGCAGCTTTACAG GTAGTGTTGAGGTACGCCAAAGGTAAGCGTATCATGTTCTCGAGCTTTCAACCAGACGCGGCTCAATTGATCAGGAAGGAGCAAACTGCCTATCCG GTTTTCTTCCTAACGAACGGAGGCTCTGAAATTTATCCGGACATCAGAAGGAACTCGTTAGAAGAGGCGATTAAGTTGTGCTTAGAAGGCGGTCTACAAGGCATCGTCTCGGAGGTGAAAGCCATTTTAAGAAATCCAAAAATGATAGCAAATATCAAAGAATCCAATCTTTCCCTTATGACTTATGGCCAACTAAA CAACGAGAAAGAAGTGGTTTACTTGCTATACATGATGGGTGTTGATGGAGTGATAGTAGATTTCGTTGAAGAGATTACTTCAGTTGTTGCCCAGTTTTCGAACCAAGTTCATCATGACAGAAAAGAACACTTGTTATTGTTGGAAAAGAGGTTGTTATCGGAGCAACGAATAACTCTCTGCTCGGAGGATGAGATCTCATATTTTCGAAGGCTCGTGCCAGAGTTGATACATTTGTGA
- the LOC101264545 gene encoding glycerophosphodiester phosphodiesterase GDPD3-like isoform X2 — MNNNNNKFVVMGHRGSGTNMLQYSSCHENIIKENTLRSFNEATKFNLQFIEFDVQVTRDGYPIIFHDIFIFTQQEGKLIEKRVTDLTLEEFLSYGPQNGSTNVEKPLFRKTKDGRIFEWKVEEDDRLCTLQYVFENVSQSVGFNIEFKFDDKRNYKDEELVRVIQAALQVVLRYAKGKRIMFSSFQPDAAQLIRKEQTAYPVFFLTNGGSEIYPDIRRNSLEEAIKLCLEGGLQGIVSEVKAILRNPKMIANIKESNLSLMTYGQLNNEKEVVYLLYMMGVDGVIVDFVEEITSVVAQFSNQVHHDRKEHLLLLEKRLLSEQRITLCSEDEISYFRRLVPELIHL; from the exons atgaataataacaataataagttTGTAGTAATGGGACATAGAGGAAGTGGGACAAATATGTTGCAATATTCTTCATgtcatgaaaatataataaaagagaaTACTTTGCGTTCCTTCAATGAAGCTACTAAATTCAACCTTCAATTTATCGAATTTGATGTTCAG GTAACACGCGATGGCTATCCAATAATTTTCCACGATATCTTCATTTTTACACAACAAGAG GGTAAGTTGATTGAGAAAAGAGTTACGGACCTCACTTTGGAGGAGTTCCTTTCATATGGACCTCAGAATGGCTCAACAAAT GTGGAAAAACCATTATTCAGGAAAACGAAAGATGGAAGGATCTTCGAATGGAAGGTCGAAGAGGATGATCGGTTATGTACATTGCAATATGTGTTTGAGAATGTGAGTCAGTCTGTAGGGTTCAACATTGAGTTTAAATTTGATGACAAGAGAAATTATAAAGACGAAGAACTTGTTCGCGTTATTCAAGCAGCTTTACAG GTAGTGTTGAGGTACGCCAAAGGTAAGCGTATCATGTTCTCGAGCTTTCAACCAGACGCGGCTCAATTGATCAGGAAGGAGCAAACTGCCTATCCG GTTTTCTTCCTAACGAACGGAGGCTCTGAAATTTATCCGGACATCAGAAGGAACTCGTTAGAAGAGGCGATTAAGTTGTGCTTAGAAGGCGGTCTACAAGGCATCGTCTCGGAGGTGAAAGCCATTTTAAGAAATCCAAAAATGATAGCAAATATCAAAGAATCCAATCTTTCCCTTATGACTTATGGCCAACTAAA CAACGAGAAAGAAGTGGTTTACTTGCTATACATGATGGGTGTTGATGGAGTGATAGTAGATTTCGTTGAAGAGATTACTTCAGTTGTTGCCCAGTTTTCGAACCAAGTTCATCATGACAGAAAAGAACACTTGTTATTGTTGGAAAAGAGGTTGTTATCGGAGCAACGAATAACTCTCTGCTCGGAGGATGAGATCTCATATTTTCGAAGGCTCGTGCCAGAGTTGATACATTTGTGA
- the LOC112940699 gene encoding glutaredoxin-C1-like, whose translation MQYQESNSSRGNHRTTRVKRRSSCSDSLERVVKLASVSAVVIFSSSSCCMCHAMKRLFCELGVNPTVYELDHDPNGKSMEKALSKLLGNSPAVPVVFIGSELIGSMDRVMASHINGSLVPLLKEVGALWL comes from the coding sequence ATGCAATATCAAGAATCAAATTCATCTAGGGGGAATCACCGAACCACAAGGGTGAAGCGAAGGTCCTCGTGTTCGGACTCATTGGAGAGGGTGGTGAAGTTAGCATCCGTGAGCGCGGTCGTGATATTTAGCTCGAGTAGTTGTTGCATGTGTCATGCAATGAAGAGGTTGTTTTGTGAGCTTGGTGTGAACCCAACGGTGTACGAATTAGACCATGACCCTAATGGAAAGTCGATGGAGAAGGCTCTTTCCAAGCTTCTTGGGAACTCACCTGCAGTTCCAGTTGTGTTCATAGGTAGTGAACTGATTGGATCGATGGATAGAGTTATGGCCTCTCATATTAATGGATCTCTTGTCCCTCTACTCAAAGAAGTGGGGGCGCTTTGgctttaa
- the LOC101243736 gene encoding exocyst complex component EXO70C1 produces MVKNHLDKNGSFTGSPKPPHPTTSTDPHSRKGSQEELDHSLNHHNEDVKKLSDDIDRFIDELSTCHDKSNPPKVPEIIETFSKIIESKISKHSTSENSSTRLCKMTEEDNFFVEAVTRLSKLTNSLSEFPLGSTTTRSLNRTSMVLQRAMTLMEEDLRALLEDSSSSHVKVHKNSSFNSNRLLVDGELCSLTLSESSGEEEYPSFPPDVVTRMNRIASTMIMAGYETECCQVYSTTRRNACFEQMKKLEFEKINMEDVQRMQWDSLEGEITRWIRAVKNCSTTLFPGEKRLGDSVFSESPMNSQTLFSNLARAIVIQLLDFAEAVTMTKRSAEKLFKYLDMYEALRDLIPSIKNSCSNECENELNSEIQATIDRLGESAVSIFSDLENSIKNDVARTPVPGGAVHPLTRYVMNYLKYACEYKITLEHIFQQHVKLEESNANVNANSSAKFKPILEVEAENDSPHCNSETTPFSIQQVTIMDLLDTNLEAKSNLYRDPALRHIFLMNNGRYILQKVKGSAEIHQVMGDTWCRRRSTIVRHYHKNYQRETFGKVLQILTHDGMQVHGKVAKTTVKERFKNFNVIFDEIHRSQSTWVVSDEQLQSELRVSISALVIPAYRSFFGRFRQYLDNAKQAEKYIKYQPEDIEILIDDFFDGNSTSMARRKT; encoded by the coding sequence ATGGTGAAGAATCACCTAGATAAAAATGGTAGCTTCACAGGCAGCCCGAAACCACCTCATCCAACCACGTCAACTGATCCACATTCGCGAAAAGGCAGCCAGGAAGAATTGGATCACTCCTTGAATCATCATAACGAGGATGTCAAGAAGTTATCGGATGATATTGATCGATTCATCGATGAGCTTTCAACATGTCATGATAAATCAAATCCCCCTAAAGTCCCTGAAATCATTGAGACATTCTCAAAAATCATCGAATCGAAAATCAGCAAGCATAGTACTAGTGAAAATTCGTCCACTAGGTTATGCAAGATGACGGAGGAGGACAATTTTTTCGTTGAAGCAGTGACACGTTTATCCAAATTGACTAATTCCTTGAGTGAATTTCCATTAGGTTCAACGACCACTAGGTCGTTGAACAGAACGAGCATGGTCCTACAACGGGCCATGACGTTAATGGAAGAGGATTTGAGAGCCTTGTTAGAAgattcttcttcaagtcatgTTAAAGTTCATAAAAACTCCTCTTTCAATTCAAACAGGCTATTAGTAGATGGGGAACTATGTAGTTTAACCCTATCTGAATCGAGTGGAGAGGAGGAATATCCGTCATTTCCTCCTGACGTGGTGACAAGAATGAACAGAATAGCCTCTACCATGATCATGGCGGGGTATGAAACAGAATGTTGTCAAGTGTACTCAACTACGAGGAGAAATGCATGTTTTGAACAAATGAAGAAGCTCGAATTCGAGAAGATCAATATGGAGGACGTTCAAAGAATGCAATGGGATTCTTTAGAAGGAGAGATCACACGGTGGATCAGAGCTGTAAAAAATTGCTCAACAACTCTGTTCCCCGGTGAAAAGAGACTCGGGGACTCTGTTTTCTCCGAGTCTCCAATGAATTCTCAAACCCTATTTAGCAACCTAGCTCGTGCAATTGTCATTCAGCTTCTCGACTTTGCTGAGGCTGTCACCATGACCAAACGCTCCGCGGAGAAACTCTTCAAATACCTAGACATGTATGAAGCTTTGCGTGATCTCATTCCATCCATCAAAAACTCGTGCTCCAATGAATGTGAGAACGAATTGAATTCCGAGATTCAAGCTACAATAGACAGGTTAGGTGAATCAGCTGTAAGTATATTTAGTGATCTCGAAAATTCCATAAAGAACGACGTTGCAAGGACCCCCGTCCCTGGTGGTGCAGTGCACCCCCTAACTCGTTACGTCATGAATTACTTAAAATACGCTTGTGAATACAAAATCACCCTAGAACACATCTTCCAgcaacacgtaaaactcgaagAATCCAATGCTAATGTCAATGCCAATTCCTCTGCCAAATTTAAGCCAATATTGGAGGTAGAAGCAGAGAACGATAGCCCACATTGTAACTCCGAGACAACGCCATTTTCAATACAACAAGTGACGATTATGGACCTTCTCGACACAAATCTGGAAGCTAAATCAAACCTTTACAGAGACCCTGCGTTACGCCATATTTTCCTAATGAACAATGGTAGGTACATTTTACAAAAAGTGAAAGGTTCCGCGGAGATTCATCAAGTGATGGGCGATACGTGGTGTAGGAGACGATCAACGATCGTTAGACATTACCACAAGAACTATCAAAGGGAGACATTTGGTAAAGTACTTCAAATACTAACACATGATGGGATGCAAGTACACGGGAAAGTGGCGAAAACAACAGTTAAAGAGAGGTTCAAGAATTTCAACGTGATTTTCGATGAAATACATAGGAGTCAGAGTACTTGGGTTGTTAGTGATGAACAACTTCAATCTGAACTTCGAGTTTCGATATCTGCATTGGTGATTCCAGCTTATAGAtcattttttgggagatttaGACAGTATTTGGACAATGCAAAGCAAGCAGAGAAGTATATAAAGTATCAACCAGAGGATATAGAGATATTGATCGACGATTTTTTCGATGGTAATTCTACATCGATGGCTAGAAGGAAGACATAG